A segment of the Crassostrea angulata isolate pt1a10 chromosome 10, ASM2561291v2, whole genome shotgun sequence genome:
TCTGTTTGTGAGTATTGGAGCGGATCAGAAATCCCTGACTTCTAAAGATGGTAAAGCAACTAATAAGATATTGCATGTAGATATTATTATCTTGCTTGTTAAATAACTTTTCTAGGATCTAGCagttgcttatttatatttccatttttaatatctagaataatagaacaattttaacaagagcttggactttgggtagttgtgtcaaacagcaatgtgacgaatgcctgtctatttcattgctggccaatctgccatggctctttgaaatcaacaagatttgtctggcttttgagttaagactacgcaatcggtgtatatttcgcttgaaactgcgtcatttttaacttgtcttggcacaagaaatagatagctacgtctataaccgaaagtccaaggtcttgttaaaatggttctaagtatgggtatattttattctttgtcaaaatttgaaagtcaaccATTGAgttataaacaagatacagagtttgaaattctttgctttgtaatcaacaatttaatttttgagaagcggtagcggattcagaacgtctaattttaattagagtgatttaattgaaattaacaAAGCAAGTGCAATGAATgcaaattttaattagattgcaaTTAAATGttcttatattttattttttacttaattgaaaatatttgtttgttatacGTCCTATGAAAAAGCTGAAGcggttacataaaaaaattgatctcaaatcgtgtccaaatTCCCTTAAGAATTAACGCAgttcgaaggggggggggggggggtaatataCCGGAAAAGTAAACTCTACGTTTTGCGATTTATTACCGGGGTATACTGTGCGTAGATGAAATCCGGTGTAGATTCCGGCGGCGACACTGACGACTTCGACGAAGTTTCTTGACTACTTCTAGTCACCGTTCTAGTCAATGCTAGTGTAAGTTGATTAATGTAATTATGTCATTATGACTTTGGGGACTATAGTCATAATTTATCCAATTCTCAAAGTTAAATGTCTTATGAAAAGCAAAGTTTACGACATGCAAATTACAATTTGCATGAACAGATGAACATAGAGTGAATGTCATTAAACTAAAAAATCGTATTATAGAGACAGAAATTGGCCTAATAtgctttaaaatacatgttttgagATTTGTAGACATGATTGAAGATTCTGattatcattaaattttaattaaggtTGACATACAggcacgtacatgtagcatcctttaaaaaaaggagggggggggggggttaggacAGAGCcaagttttatatttaattgtaGGCACTGTTCCAAAAATGGCATTAAATATGCGtgttatgggggggggggcagctcATTctcattcaaaattgttttgttaatttaagaaaattgtatGTTTCCAAAAAAAAGTTGAGGGCTGCAGAACCAGCCCAGGTAACAAATCAACTCGGCATCTGGTGAATTTGGCCTCTGCATAAATAGTGAACTCAGCACCTATTGAATTCGGCATCTGGTGAATTTGGCATTATGAATATGGTGAATTCGGCACCTTGTTATTTTTTATCACAACTATTAAAGATGgtattaaaaatatagaaaGAACAGAAAATCATTATATGTGCTTATAACTGATGAAAAATCACTATACCTGAATAAAAACAGTTGAAAACAACTATACTAATTACAAAAaggatttatatttaatatcataatcaacaataaaataaataagaaagtaataaggtatatattttaaacaaattaatttattccTTATATCATACGCACTGTATTTATAATAAGCATTTTAATAATTACTGGTTATAATACTTAACATCAAATGTACTTAATCATGTGTTATTCAGTGTGTACCTTAATTAAGGACAATGGACAACAGTTAAACCAGTTGCTAATGAATTACTTTGCATCTGTAAAGAAATGTGGTTGTAAGTAGTAAGTTACTTTGTAAAACTCAAATTTCTTCACAAACAGACAATTCCATGATAACAGTATAAATCaaacaatatgtaaaaatacatgtaattaatattttaaatttttcaaaaatgcctGTCTAAAACAAAGAGATAAATGAATGATGTACAAGTGCTGAGTTAACTGGATGCCAAATTCACCAGGTGCCAAATATATTAGATGCTGAGTTTACCAGATGCTGGATTCACTAGTCTCGGTGCCAAATTCACCAAGTGCCAGGTTTACCTGGTGCCGAGTTGACCAGCATTCCCAGCCCCACCCCCATTGCTACATGAATGCATATACCCGGTAGAAACATTACCACACCAAAACTAAATGTGTGCATTTTTCAGAGTTGTCTaaagtttaaaaacattaacttttaaTCTGTCATTATGATAATGGCAATAGACCCAATCTCAACTTCTCAGACTTTTCCTGCAAGCTCGGagaaacacctcgaatgtatcacctaggcgtccatgacaaccaccctttttataaaatttgaaatagatacaatacattttacgatctgttgagatgtgaacTAGACTTCATCAAAGTCAATGATATACCCCAAAAATGAAATCCAGTCAATCCGTACCGAAACAAAACCGTCCCGGTCAATCTGTCCCCTATATTTTGGTCAAACCGTCCCATCGTATAATTATGTAGGCAATGTTAATCCGTCCCTTAGTTTTGGTTAAACCATCCCCAACTTTAGTCAAACCGTCCCCTGGTATAATGTTAATTAACATATTATTTTGGTCGATCCGTCCCCATGCTTTGGTCAATCCGTCTCCTGGTAGATTCATTAgtgggttaattttttttttttttagtttgctTTTATTTAAATGGATTCATATTTAAATGGCTATATTAATGATGAGGATGTCTGCCGGTATCATGTTAATTATTACTCATTTCTACCCAGAGAGAACGAATGTTGATACCGTTGCCCAGCTCTTGCCACGTGGAGGCCTCCTCTTTAAGAGCCATaattttgaatgtaaaaaataaaaatttaaacccAAAAGTAAAAGTTAAATTTcattggaaaaaataaattattaaacccAAAAAGCTAAAAAACATATTCTTATCAGAAAAAAGGGAATAAAAATGCTTCTGAAATTTTCATCTCAAGTATATAAGAAATTCTATTCcaaaactatcaaaataaattatttctatatttaACAAGTTGAacgtgaaattaaaaaaaaaatctgaaaaagaaCACATGATTAATCAATACAGAACTGAGAATAATTAAAAGCTTTACAATGCTCACAATAAATTCCACATATACAAACCCAACCAGTGAACTGTAATTCTGAGAGATTTTAGATCCTATAACGCAATGTAGCAGCGAGGTTGACGGGATGTTCTGGTCGCATTTTTTCTCGCGCTCTGTTTGCCCGTCGAATGAGTTTTTCCACGTCAGGTCTGCTGTTGTCTAGCTCACTCTCATTGACTCTGGCCTGCAGTACGTCTTGTACAATGGTGGCGGCAGACgtgaaaacttcattttttgcGCGAGCCTTGACCTGTAAAAAATATTAGACATTACACATTTTTGTGTTAATTGCCCAATCATATTAAtactttaattcatattattcATACTGTTCCTACCTCCGCCATGATCTTTACTGCGGTGCCAATTCCCGGTTTTGCTTGATGGTTGTGAGCACTTGGCCCATTTCTAAAGTTATCGCCGTTCTGCACAACGGTTGCTGGACATCGATGGGCTTTTGATCTTACACTGCAACACCAATCCGTGATGGTGTTGTTTTTCCGTAGAcgctgaaaaaatatattacatatattaatCTTCTGTATAAAGCAAACGGTTTTTTTTAGTGTCAGATGAAAACTATACATTTATCTCTTACTTTCACCGTGTAAGTGAAACCTCTGCTGTCCGACAATTTCCGCTTTCCCTGGTTCGTTCCATGATCTTCTATTTGATACGTGATGGGCCGATTGACGGTCACTTTCATCGGTTCCACTTCGGCaattgatctaaaaaaaaatgtcataataATCCATAGGATTTTGCAATCAATAGAACGTGTTTTCCTGTATGAATAGTTTTTAAATGCTTTACTCTTCTTCATTCTGGGCCACTTGCTCAATGGGTCCAAAGGATTCCGCTGTTTCATTGAAAGAGTACGAGATGGTATCGTGGATAGGGTCGTGTGTAGGGCCTGTATCGCTGGTTCTACAGTATATTGAAATTATGATAATCACACATTataaattatgttaaaattaactGCATTTTTAGAGTCAATTGaaagtgtaaaaataaatataggaATAGAAATTACCCTTCGTCTGATTCGTCATCGGTTTTACTGGTGTCCGAAATTGCAGCTTCGACGACAAAGGTCTCGTTCATTGGTCGCGGTGCGTTTGTTGAGGCAACCGAAACATTGAATCGGCCAAACTGATCAAAGGTCTCGTTCATTGGTAGCGGTACGTTTGTTGAGGCAATCGAAACATTCAATTGGCCAAACTGATTGTCGGAAACTGCAGACCTGCAATTTAGGGAATTATCTTAATTATtacatattaacatttttttctattcccttttacattattatgtttaatttcatttgtaatttatgtaattaatGTATTCTAATAAATAACATATTAACAATTTAATGTatctgaaacaatttttttaaaattgcgaattatcatataattatacagtattttataaccatattaatcataataaataCCTTATGCTGTGATTTCCAATCCTAGTACTTTCGAGAACTGGTTGACCGATTGGAGTAATATCGGATTGGAGATCAGCCTCTGTCCTGTTGTTTGTCGCCTCCTGGTCAGTTTCGGTCAAGTCGCTAGTGGTACACATGTGACATCGGAAAGGAATGTCATACTTGGTACTGACAGCTTCTTTGTAGTCCGCAATCGAAATGCCTACACATGCCGCATAAGGTCATATTATGTTTTCAGAATGTTAAAATGTAGTAATTATAAACACGGTTTTACATTAATTTCTGGGTATATCGTTATACATgcatttcttaatattttcaattacttcgtatttatattatttataaagtaCACTTATctgttacatttttataaatataaagaacatttgaattttatttactttgttttattaaaagacaACGACATTTATATAGACTTTCAATATCATAactattttaaaacactttaacAAGACTTACCAGTGTTGCATTTCCGATGGGTCCATTTCTCACATCCATCACACATAATGGCTTGTTGAGTACGCTTAACGTATTTCTTGCACACAGTACAGTAAGTCATTTTGACAATGAggtggaaaataattttttttatcaatatttatacctttttaaattaaaaatcaaaattttattggTTAAATCTTTTTCGACCAATAAGATTCTCATCATCTGAGGGCCTCTTATTGTCATGTTggtaattttgtatttacatccacccagtaaattcaaaatttacaacatgacaataccCAGGGAcgtataaataatatatatatactaatttTATTGCATTCGTATGTTATGTTACTAGTATGTCTCTGCAATCATGGCAATACCTTGACTAGATGTGTATACGGTGAATATCTTCATATCCAAATTTATGACACCATACGTCTCTTGTAATTATATATACCCACCTGTTGTTTTGACAATTAGCGTCACCTGCGGTCTGCACAGTCTTTATTAGTGTGTGAAAACTATGACCAACCTTGGTATTTAGCGATTAATATGAATTTGGCCCCGTCTCCTTGAAGATTGGaagaattttattcaaaaataaacaaaattaattacatATACACTCTTCTATATTCAAGGTATACTGTACATTGATTATGAAACACGATTcgtattttgtcaaaatttggaATACAGAGacagtaaaaaacaaaacactacactgatattaaaaaaaaaagccctaATATTCTACGTAAATCTCACATTATTCTAATTAAGTTATGGAACACAttcaatgtatatgtacattctgaaaaaaataaatggaaacAAAAATTTGTGAAATAGAAACACATGTATGTGAAATagagaatgaaaacaaaacctTGGGGACGGATTGAGCAAACTTGGGGACGGATTAGCCAAAATATAGGGGACGGATTGACCGGGACGGTTTTGTTTGTGTACGGATTGACCGGCACCCCCCAAGAATTACCACAGCAGGGACACACAATGCTGTCTTGTCGATACTTAGtctaatgggaagcgactccattttgtataaaattctaacatccagtgatgttaatacattcgaggtgtttttccgtgcttgccggaaaggcctgagaagttgcgattggcaaTTGACCATGAATTGATAGACTGTCAACACTGAACATTCTCAACACATATTTCTCACTGCAatctaatattaaaaattattttgactttttaaCAGCATTACTCTACTCAGGGCATGACATTTACAGCATGGATTTTCTGAACATAGTTGTTCTGTACGTGTTGGGTTTCACCATCTGTTTGCTTCTGTACCTCTTTGCAGacagtaattttttaaaacgtgGCCCTATTGGAAAACTCAGGAAACTGTCTTGGAAGGTAGGCCTTGTTgccaaatttatttaaatcctGTTTATAGTCtgctatacatgtacaaattgattGATTGAAGTATTAAAGTCTGCTTTGTTTGTACTATAAGTTAGTTGCAGTATGTTTCAACTGTGTTTCAGCTGCTGAGACATATTGTGCCATGGAATTGGATAGAAGCTTCACTAACACAAGCTCATATTTTGCTTAACTCCAGGTATGAATAATgattgatgtttatttatttgtgcATGCACTACAAATATACTGTAATCCAACTTTTATTCATGACGACTTTATTTTGCGATTAACCTGAGATGAACTGGTTTGCGGCAACTTATTTTGAAGACCAAACCTTATTCACATACTCTTTGTTATTACTATCATACGTCAAGGACTGGCTTGCGGCAAAAAATATTTGCGATGACAAAAGTCTCACGAAGATCGCAAAAAATATTATGCACATGTACAGTATGCACAAAAGACAGTAACTTTTAGTGGACTTAAAACcctgatgtaaatattttgcttGCCACTAATGACTAAATGTCTGTCCTTCTAAATGTCAGAAGGGTATAATTG
Coding sequences within it:
- the LOC128166952 gene encoding uncharacterized protein LOC128166952, with product MNETFDQFGRFNVSVASTNAPRPMNETFVVEAAISDTSKTDDESDEGTSDTGPTHDPIHDTISYSFNETAESFGPIEQVAQNEEESIAEVEPMKVTVNRPITYQIEDHGTNQGKRKLSDSRGFTYTVKVRDKCIVFI